One window from the genome of Sesamum indicum cultivar Zhongzhi No. 13 linkage group LG15, S_indicum_v1.0, whole genome shotgun sequence encodes:
- the LOC105177168 gene encoding GPI ethanolamine phosphate transferase 1 isoform X2 yields MRALRQSLGRDMLLLLLAFMKILVLLLKRSQHTFAFGSPDIIPIFCGEMKHSTWNSYPHEYEDFATDASFLDEWSLDQFASLLNRSNEDAKLKQLLQQENVVVFLHLLGCDSNGHAHRPYSPVYLNNVKVVDNIAERVYNLVQNYFKDNLTAYVFTADHGMSDKGSHGDGHPSNTDTPLVAWGAGVRQPVPVSENHHHDDTLRFIDDHVHDMPTPSEWGLDGLERQDVNQADIAPLMSTLLGLPCPVNSVGNLPLGYVNLGEVEEVEAVLANSKQILNQFLRKSQLKQSSSLHFKPFKPLADYTLVLDQIEHLLSIKDYEAAKKLSENLRCLALEGLHYFQTYDWFMLMTVISLGYLGWMIYLLVHVLQSYTALPGKFFRKDRSVYLRTNSWKVYFSGFLLMGSMSIILLVEHSPPLYHAYFAMTIFLWVQICCEYQFLKALWRNMLEKEISYFARFLASFIISVFILEILVKSFMKRTIYTWIFLLVGVLATIYLLYSIPWDSGIPFFVWLACWFLSIFTLMPAQIPDNTKLVISSGFMIVVIGAAARYLDMHAGESKYWFSLTHELRKPKFNILFLFQVLLVLSSSVMVSLSTARRTEKQELPVLHQVINWSIAGLSMVLPLFSATGILSRLTSIFLGFAPAFLLLSIGYEAVFYGALALALMAWILFENAYLHISRMRDSSSSIEAMEDNLVSASEDRFLQLSDMRIPLAFMVFFNIAFFGTGNFASIASFEISSVYRFITIFSPFLMAALLIFKLLIPFVLVICTFTAITRLIRVPLLGCYFLVIICSDVMTIHFFFLVQNTGSWMEIGNSISHFGIMSAQVVFVLLLFALTSIYTKDIQTRSSKLLSSKQM; encoded by the exons ATGCGCGCCCTCCGACAGAGTCTAGGCCGGGACATGTTGCTATTATTGCTGGCTTTTATGAAGATCCTAGTGCTGTTACTAAAG AGGAGTCAGCATACATTTGCATTTGGCAGCCCAGATATTATTCCTATATTCTGTGGTGAAATGAAGCATAGCACATGGAACTCTTATCCACATGAATATGAAGATTTTGCAACTG ATGCCTCATTTCTGGATGAATGGTCACTAGATCAGTTTGCGAGCCTCTTGAACAGGTCCAATGAAGATGCCAAATTGAAGCAGCTTCTTCAACAAGAAAATGTTGTTGTATTTCTGCACCTGCTTGGTTGTGATTCTAATGGTCATGCTCATCGGCCCTATTCACCCGTCTATCTCAATAACGTTAAGGTTGTTGACAATATTGCTGAAAGAGTTTATAATCTTGTTCAGAATTATTTCAAGGACAATTTGACAGCATACGTTTTTACAGCCGATCATGGGATGAGTGACAAAG GAAGCCATGGGGATGGACATCCCTCAAACACTGATACTCCCCTTGTTGCTTGGGGGGCAGGTGTTCGACAACCTGTGCCAGTTTCTGAAAACCATCACCATGATGATACACTTCGGTTTATTGATGATCATGTGCATGACATGCCTACCCCATCCGAATGGGGTCTTGATGGCTTAGAGAGACAGGATGTGAATCAAGCTGATATTGCACCTCTGATG TCAACTCTTCTTGGTTTGCCATGCCCTGTTAACTCTGTTGGAAATTTGCCACTTGGATATGTTAATCTTGGTGAG GTGGAAGAAGTTGAGGCTGTGCTGGCCAACTCAAAGCAAATTCTCAACCAATTCCTTCGGAAGTCAC AATTAAAGCAGTCGAGCTCATTGCATTTCAAGCCTTTCAAACCCTTGGCCGATTATACTTTGGTCTTGGATCAAATTGAGCATCTACTATCTATTAAGGATTATGAGGCTGCAAAGAAGCTATCTGAAAATCTTCGATGCTTGGCACTGGAAGGGCttcattattttcaaacttatGATTGGTTTATGCTCATGACAGTGATTTCTCTTGGCTATCTTGGATGGATGATCTATCTGTTAGTCCACGTGTTGCAATCTTACACTGCATTACCAGGAAAATTTTTCCGCAAGGACCGATCAGTTTACCTGAGGACGAACTCCTGGAAG GTATACTTCTCTGGATTTCTCCTGATGGGATCAATGTCAATTATATTGCTTGTGGAACATTCTCCTCCACTCTATCACGCGTATTTTGCCATGACAATATTTCTTTGGGTCCAAATCTGCTGTGAATATCAGTTTTTAAAAGCACTATGGAGAAACATGCTTGAGAAagaaattagttattttgctAGATTTTTGGCCAGCTTTATTATATCGGTATTTATCCTTGAAATCCTG GTGAAAAGTTTCATGAAGCGGACGATCTATACTTGGATTTTCTTGCTTGTTGGGGTTCTTGCTACTATTTATCTTCTTTACTCAATACCATGGGACTCGGGAATACCATTTTTTGTATGGCTAGCATGTTGGTTTTTGTCAATCTTTACCTTGATGCCTGCTCAAATTCCAGATAATACTAAACTAGT AATTTCTAGTGGATTTATGATTGTAGTAATTGGAGCCGCAGCAAGATATCTGGATATGCATGCCGGAGAGAGCAAATATTGGTTTAGTCTAACTCATGAACTTAGGAAACCCAAATTTAATATCCTTTTCCTCTTTCAG GTCCTACTGGTTCTTTCCTCATCAGTTATGGTGTCTTTGTCAACAGCTCGTAGGACAGAAAAGCAAGAATTGCCTGTACTACACCAAGTGATAAATTGGTCTATTGCTG GTCTATCAATGGTTCTTCCACTTTTTTCAGCAACTGGTATCTTATCTAGGCTTACTTCCATATTTCTTGGTTTTGCACCTGCATTCCTCCTGCTCTCGATAGG ATATGAAGCTGTATTCTATGGAGCTCTTGCTCTTGCACTTATGGCATGGatactttttgaaaatgcTTATCTCCATATAAGTAGGATGCGAGACTCTTCAAGTTCCATTGAGGCTATGGAGGATAACCTTGTTTCGGCATCTGAGGATAGATTCTTGCAGTTATCTGATATGCGTATTCCATTAGCATTT ATGGTCTTCTTTAACATTGCTTTCTTTGGAACTGGTAACTTCGCAAGTATTGCGAGTTTTGAGATATCTTCCGTTTATCGATTCATCACAATCTTCAGT CCATTTCTGATGGCAGCCCttctcattttcaaattattgatACCATTTGTGCTTGTCAT CTGCACGTTTACTGCTATTACCAGATTGATCAGAGTTCCACTGTTGGGATGCTATTTTCTCGTCATAATTTGTTCAGACGTCATGACAATTCACTTCTTCTTCCTG GTCCAAAATACAGGAAGCTGGATGGAAATTGGGAACAGCATTAGCCATTTTGGAATCATGAGCGCGCAAGTTGTGTTTGTTCTCTTGCTTTTTGCTCTTACAAGTATATACACCAAAGACATACAAACTAGGTCCTCTAAGCTGCTTTCTTCCAAACAGATGTGA
- the LOC105177168 gene encoding GPI ethanolamine phosphate transferase 1 isoform X1 has product MRGGDGILGARNSIRSTEATILRIRTQFLRRRERWLVVLGIILHAVYMLSIFDIYFKTPIVHGMEPVNPRFSAPAKRLVLLVADGLRADKFFEPDSDGNYRAPFLRSVIKERGRWGVSHARPPTESRPGHVAIIAGFYEDPSAVTKGWKANPVEFDSVFKRSQHTFAFGSPDIIPIFCGEMKHSTWNSYPHEYEDFATDASFLDEWSLDQFASLLNRSNEDAKLKQLLQQENVVVFLHLLGCDSNGHAHRPYSPVYLNNVKVVDNIAERVYNLVQNYFKDNLTAYVFTADHGMSDKGSHGDGHPSNTDTPLVAWGAGVRQPVPVSENHHHDDTLRFIDDHVHDMPTPSEWGLDGLERQDVNQADIAPLMSTLLGLPCPVNSVGNLPLGYVNLGEVEEVEAVLANSKQILNQFLRKSQLKQSSSLHFKPFKPLADYTLVLDQIEHLLSIKDYEAAKKLSENLRCLALEGLHYFQTYDWFMLMTVISLGYLGWMIYLLVHVLQSYTALPGKFFRKDRSVYLRTNSWKVYFSGFLLMGSMSIILLVEHSPPLYHAYFAMTIFLWVQICCEYQFLKALWRNMLEKEISYFARFLASFIISVFILEILVKSFMKRTIYTWIFLLVGVLATIYLLYSIPWDSGIPFFVWLACWFLSIFTLMPAQIPDNTKLVISSGFMIVVIGAAARYLDMHAGESKYWFSLTHELRKPKFNILFLFQVLLVLSSSVMVSLSTARRTEKQELPVLHQVINWSIAGLSMVLPLFSATGILSRLTSIFLGFAPAFLLLSIGYEAVFYGALALALMAWILFENAYLHISRMRDSSSSIEAMEDNLVSASEDRFLQLSDMRIPLAFMVFFNIAFFGTGNFASIASFEISSVYRFITIFSPFLMAALLIFKLLIPFVLVICTFTAITRLIRVPLLGCYFLVIICSDVMTIHFFFLVQNTGSWMEIGNSISHFGIMSAQVVFVLLLFALTSIYTKDIQTRSSKLLSSKQM; this is encoded by the exons ATATTTACTTCAAGACTCCAATAGTCCACGGCATGGAGCCCGTCAACCCACGCTTTTCCGCCCCAGCTAAACGCCTTGTGCTCCTTGTTG CGGATGGTTTGAGGGCAGACAAGTTTTTTGAGCCCGACTCAGACGGGAATTACAGGGCGCCGTTTTTAAGGAGTGTGATTAAAGAACGTGGTCGTTGGGGAGTGTCGCATGCGCGCCCTCCGACAGAGTCTAGGCCGGGACATGTTGCTATTATTGCTGGCTTTTATGAAGATCCTAGTGCTGTTACTAAAG GATGGAAAGCAAATCCAGTTGAGTTTGATTCGGTTTTTAAGAGGAGTCAGCATACATTTGCATTTGGCAGCCCAGATATTATTCCTATATTCTGTGGTGAAATGAAGCATAGCACATGGAACTCTTATCCACATGAATATGAAGATTTTGCAACTG ATGCCTCATTTCTGGATGAATGGTCACTAGATCAGTTTGCGAGCCTCTTGAACAGGTCCAATGAAGATGCCAAATTGAAGCAGCTTCTTCAACAAGAAAATGTTGTTGTATTTCTGCACCTGCTTGGTTGTGATTCTAATGGTCATGCTCATCGGCCCTATTCACCCGTCTATCTCAATAACGTTAAGGTTGTTGACAATATTGCTGAAAGAGTTTATAATCTTGTTCAGAATTATTTCAAGGACAATTTGACAGCATACGTTTTTACAGCCGATCATGGGATGAGTGACAAAG GAAGCCATGGGGATGGACATCCCTCAAACACTGATACTCCCCTTGTTGCTTGGGGGGCAGGTGTTCGACAACCTGTGCCAGTTTCTGAAAACCATCACCATGATGATACACTTCGGTTTATTGATGATCATGTGCATGACATGCCTACCCCATCCGAATGGGGTCTTGATGGCTTAGAGAGACAGGATGTGAATCAAGCTGATATTGCACCTCTGATG TCAACTCTTCTTGGTTTGCCATGCCCTGTTAACTCTGTTGGAAATTTGCCACTTGGATATGTTAATCTTGGTGAG GTGGAAGAAGTTGAGGCTGTGCTGGCCAACTCAAAGCAAATTCTCAACCAATTCCTTCGGAAGTCAC AATTAAAGCAGTCGAGCTCATTGCATTTCAAGCCTTTCAAACCCTTGGCCGATTATACTTTGGTCTTGGATCAAATTGAGCATCTACTATCTATTAAGGATTATGAGGCTGCAAAGAAGCTATCTGAAAATCTTCGATGCTTGGCACTGGAAGGGCttcattattttcaaacttatGATTGGTTTATGCTCATGACAGTGATTTCTCTTGGCTATCTTGGATGGATGATCTATCTGTTAGTCCACGTGTTGCAATCTTACACTGCATTACCAGGAAAATTTTTCCGCAAGGACCGATCAGTTTACCTGAGGACGAACTCCTGGAAG GTATACTTCTCTGGATTTCTCCTGATGGGATCAATGTCAATTATATTGCTTGTGGAACATTCTCCTCCACTCTATCACGCGTATTTTGCCATGACAATATTTCTTTGGGTCCAAATCTGCTGTGAATATCAGTTTTTAAAAGCACTATGGAGAAACATGCTTGAGAAagaaattagttattttgctAGATTTTTGGCCAGCTTTATTATATCGGTATTTATCCTTGAAATCCTG GTGAAAAGTTTCATGAAGCGGACGATCTATACTTGGATTTTCTTGCTTGTTGGGGTTCTTGCTACTATTTATCTTCTTTACTCAATACCATGGGACTCGGGAATACCATTTTTTGTATGGCTAGCATGTTGGTTTTTGTCAATCTTTACCTTGATGCCTGCTCAAATTCCAGATAATACTAAACTAGT AATTTCTAGTGGATTTATGATTGTAGTAATTGGAGCCGCAGCAAGATATCTGGATATGCATGCCGGAGAGAGCAAATATTGGTTTAGTCTAACTCATGAACTTAGGAAACCCAAATTTAATATCCTTTTCCTCTTTCAG GTCCTACTGGTTCTTTCCTCATCAGTTATGGTGTCTTTGTCAACAGCTCGTAGGACAGAAAAGCAAGAATTGCCTGTACTACACCAAGTGATAAATTGGTCTATTGCTG GTCTATCAATGGTTCTTCCACTTTTTTCAGCAACTGGTATCTTATCTAGGCTTACTTCCATATTTCTTGGTTTTGCACCTGCATTCCTCCTGCTCTCGATAGG ATATGAAGCTGTATTCTATGGAGCTCTTGCTCTTGCACTTATGGCATGGatactttttgaaaatgcTTATCTCCATATAAGTAGGATGCGAGACTCTTCAAGTTCCATTGAGGCTATGGAGGATAACCTTGTTTCGGCATCTGAGGATAGATTCTTGCAGTTATCTGATATGCGTATTCCATTAGCATTT ATGGTCTTCTTTAACATTGCTTTCTTTGGAACTGGTAACTTCGCAAGTATTGCGAGTTTTGAGATATCTTCCGTTTATCGATTCATCACAATCTTCAGT CCATTTCTGATGGCAGCCCttctcattttcaaattattgatACCATTTGTGCTTGTCAT CTGCACGTTTACTGCTATTACCAGATTGATCAGAGTTCCACTGTTGGGATGCTATTTTCTCGTCATAATTTGTTCAGACGTCATGACAATTCACTTCTTCTTCCTG GTCCAAAATACAGGAAGCTGGATGGAAATTGGGAACAGCATTAGCCATTTTGGAATCATGAGCGCGCAAGTTGTGTTTGTTCTCTTGCTTTTTGCTCTTACAAGTATATACACCAAAGACATACAAACTAGGTCCTCTAAGCTGCTTTCTTCCAAACAGATGTGA